The following proteins are encoded in a genomic region of Nicotiana sylvestris chromosome 4, ASM39365v2, whole genome shotgun sequence:
- the LOC138890200 gene encoding uncharacterized mitochondrial protein AtMg00860-like, translating to MVTHSLLAKQSKCAFGVSRVEYLGYFISAEGVSTYPRKIEAVQQWPTPTTLKQLRGFLGLTGYYRKFIRGYGLIRRPLTELLKKDGFWWTDKAAEAFAELKSALTSAPVLALPNYALSFIVETDASGTGIGVVLMQTGHPIAFISKGLAPRHMALSVYEKELLTLVFVITKWSHYLLGQHFIVKTDQKAHNYLLDQKLHTDLQIRWLAKLLPFDFEIQYNKGKENVLMIP from the coding sequence ATGGTTACTCACAGCTTATTAGCTAAACAGTCTAAGTGTGCCTTTGGAGTCTCAAGGGTGGAATACTTAGGATATTTTATTTCTGCTGAGGGTGTTTCTACTTATCCAAGGAAAATTGAAGCAGTTCAACAATGGCCCACTCCCACTACACTTAAGCAACTGAGGGGCTTCTTGGGACTAACTGGCTATTACAGGAAGTTCATTAGAGGTTATGGTCTTATAAGAAGACCACTAACTGAATTGCTCAAGAAGGATGGTTTTTGGTGGACTGATAAAGCAGCAGAGGCATTTGCAGAATTAAAGTCAGCCCTTACTTCTGCTCCTGTTCTAGCATTACCTAACTATGCTCTCTCCTTTATAGTTGAAACAGATGCTAGTGGCACTGGTATAGGGGTTGTTCTGATGCAAACTGGACATCCTATAGCTTTCATTAGTAAAGGTTTAGCTCCTAGGCATATGGCTCTTTCTGTGTATGAAAAGGAGTTGCTAACCTTGGTTTTTGTAATTACCAAGTGGTCTCATTATCTTTTAGGCCAACATTTTATTGTGAAGACTGACCAAAAAGCTCACAATTATCTCTTGGACCAGAAGTTGCATACTGATCTACAAATTAGGTGGCTAGCTAAATTGTTACCCTTTGATTTTGAAATCCAATACAATAAGGGTAAAGAGAATGTGCTGATGATTCCTTAG